A window of the Brumimicrobium sp. genome harbors these coding sequences:
- a CDS encoding T9SS type A sorting domain-containing protein yields the protein MKTIKYNINKWLSKSCLAIFGLVATIGNTNAQSQNNVWSLAPNYFKNGQPFSFPNGFDYSGQPASNVHNAMQDANGNLLFFMVDDQVFDKDGYLIDYVYSNSVAVKGTAEIAFVPDPVNCQKYYIIAAGRQNYSVGFSNKIPYIATLDLAQPNNYYPSRFGVLEYTNSGTAMDIAAITPGFVVEGTKQGGVFIAASKIRNDNSRLVFISNGYGIYRYIIDNNGFNYDNYFLPWGPSQFNQISMRGEMELVELSNGNYRIAAPFIYEQFVYPSIVIKHAVFTADLDASGTLIPGTNNLLLFTYTNNDVFRPYIHGLEFSPDGNILYITHDNSSLHPNPIEYFDFNNTGSGVQPLNVTNALDFKSSQIELGKDGKLYLATSNRLATLSNPNNPNPANWTNNAQPISYTANYEGVSTPDYNLKTYILPDQIDGMDYTTHFFANTQCCLLNTFFDAEIFSATTNATWTPGTLSNPFGSVSGTVLIEKELIIPAGKTITIQNMTFKFAPGAKVVLQRGTGALQGGKLILNNTTFTVDNRCDPNAMWLGVQVYGYVNQNQTPYSTSQQGWFIMNNGSVVEHALKGAVAIKINSSPNYPYNFTSYDFNYTGGIIQATNSSFKNNRQDVEFRRYVAPNNLNNQSRFTNCEFTTNGLLNNPIYTPLYHVFMHDVVGIGFYGNDFKNLTPNLFNYWQQGWGIYSVDAHYFVNARCTSMSFPCSSFDPNEFQDLYFGIRALSSNALRTVKADRNKFINNFFGAYLGGPDFATFTRNDFEVYRSATPNQTFQTYGMYLNGCSGYKVEQNTFTEFNDVNVSANGNTYGVIVNNSGNLHNEIYKNQFHDIKIGGQAQGINGQNFVYGDPNASNQGLQFRCNTFYNDLFQADLAVTSGRIDYQQGYCLPHTNPMTVVSPAGNKFSHSLFDPQNDIAANNAVLAFNYAHHADLITTPLYYNFNVVTPQQCASNANPVYFDNVKSCPTKIKDGGIILYPMLKDQSDSLKQAITNKENLIDGGNTNYLLNVIATQNNGNVKNALLLASPYLSDEVLLAYLAKNPPAGHIQQVVLANSPVSQEVLNVLNSMNIPNGIKNQINNAQTGVSAMTYLNNEISFASTERNSLIDERIRLFLNDTLIQNPLDSIAIILKEEKREIRKKQLCDTYIGKGDTVKATETRDTLALEYGYNNYVKMADVQLEVFSLPSSCFAVITDPNIKQEVEYVAYDPNDRINAVRGEALLAVAFDSLFLANIEPLEPIGSGLRMGQNNLEQQKVSAKESSLSIYPNPSDGGIVNLEIKGDELLNNVSLEIYTITGQLVASYSFSGENRMVTINTNKLIPGVYFVKLFSNTQLIETKKLLINN from the coding sequence ATGAAAACAATAAAATACAACATAAATAAGTGGCTTAGCAAAAGTTGCTTAGCTATTTTTGGGCTTGTAGCCACAATTGGCAATACAAATGCCCAATCACAAAACAACGTTTGGAGTTTAGCTCCCAATTATTTTAAAAACGGACAGCCTTTTAGCTTCCCAAACGGCTTTGACTATTCAGGTCAACCAGCCTCCAACGTACACAATGCGATGCAGGATGCCAATGGCAACTTGCTTTTCTTCATGGTGGATGACCAAGTTTTTGACAAGGATGGCTATTTGATTGATTATGTTTACAGCAATAGTGTAGCGGTAAAAGGAACTGCTGAAATTGCTTTCGTACCTGACCCTGTTAACTGCCAAAAATACTACATCATTGCTGCAGGAAGGCAGAATTACTCAGTCGGTTTTTCAAATAAAATTCCATACATAGCAACTTTAGATTTAGCCCAACCGAATAATTATTACCCTTCACGTTTTGGAGTTCTTGAATATACCAATTCAGGAACTGCAATGGACATTGCAGCGATTACTCCTGGATTTGTCGTAGAGGGTACTAAACAGGGTGGTGTTTTTATCGCTGCTTCTAAAATACGCAACGACAACAGTCGCTTGGTTTTTATTTCCAATGGTTATGGGATATACCGTTACATAATAGACAACAATGGATTCAATTACGATAATTATTTTCTGCCTTGGGGTCCCTCACAGTTCAACCAAATATCGATGCGTGGAGAAATGGAACTGGTAGAACTTTCCAATGGGAATTATCGAATTGCTGCTCCTTTTATTTACGAACAGTTCGTTTATCCTTCCATAGTTATTAAACATGCTGTATTTACTGCTGATTTAGATGCTTCAGGTACACTTATTCCGGGTACAAATAATTTATTGCTTTTTACCTATACCAACAACGATGTGTTTCGTCCTTATATTCATGGTTTGGAATTTTCTCCTGATGGCAATATTCTTTACATCACTCACGATAATTCATCTTTACATCCCAATCCGATTGAATATTTTGATTTCAACAATACAGGCTCAGGTGTACAACCATTGAATGTTACCAATGCCCTTGATTTTAAATCTTCGCAAATTGAATTGGGTAAAGATGGGAAGCTATATTTGGCAACAAGTAACCGTCTTGCTACACTTTCCAATCCTAACAATCCAAATCCTGCTAATTGGACAAATAACGCTCAACCGATTAGTTATACGGCAAATTACGAAGGTGTTTCAACTCCTGATTACAACTTAAAAACCTACATCCTACCCGACCAAATTGATGGAATGGATTATACCACCCATTTTTTTGCCAATACACAATGTTGCTTACTAAATACCTTTTTCGATGCTGAAATTTTTTCAGCGACTACAAATGCCACATGGACACCGGGAACTTTATCCAATCCTTTTGGCTCTGTTTCTGGAACTGTTCTAATAGAAAAAGAACTTATTATTCCGGCAGGAAAAACCATTACCATTCAAAACATGACGTTTAAGTTTGCTCCAGGTGCAAAAGTAGTTCTGCAAAGAGGTACTGGAGCTTTACAGGGAGGTAAACTCATTTTAAACAACACCACTTTTACCGTTGACAACCGCTGCGACCCTAATGCCATGTGGTTGGGTGTTCAGGTTTACGGGTATGTTAACCAAAATCAAACACCATATTCCACAAGTCAACAAGGATGGTTTATTATGAACAATGGTTCGGTGGTTGAACACGCTTTAAAAGGTGCTGTGGCTATTAAAATCAATTCAAGCCCGAATTATCCATATAACTTTACATCTTATGATTTTAACTATACGGGAGGAATTATTCAGGCAACCAACTCTTCTTTTAAAAACAACCGTCAGGATGTAGAATTTAGAAGATATGTTGCACCAAACAATTTAAACAATCAAAGTCGCTTTACCAATTGCGAATTTACTACCAATGGCTTGCTAAACAATCCGATTTATACTCCACTCTACCATGTTTTTATGCATGATGTTGTTGGTATTGGCTTTTATGGTAATGATTTTAAAAATCTAACTCCAAATCTATTCAATTATTGGCAACAAGGTTGGGGGATTTACAGCGTGGATGCACATTATTTTGTAAATGCTCGTTGTACAAGTATGTCTTTTCCTTGTTCAAGTTTCGACCCCAACGAGTTTCAGGATTTATACTTCGGTATTCGTGCTTTATCGAGCAATGCGTTAAGAACCGTAAAAGCTGACAGAAATAAATTCATCAATAATTTCTTTGGGGCGTATCTTGGTGGACCTGATTTTGCCACTTTTACAAGAAATGACTTTGAAGTTTATCGTTCTGCTACTCCTAATCAAACTTTTCAGACCTATGGAATGTATTTGAATGGTTGTTCAGGTTACAAAGTAGAGCAAAATACATTTACTGAATTTAATGATGTAAATGTTTCTGCCAATGGTAATACTTACGGTGTGATTGTAAACAACTCAGGCAATCTGCACAATGAAATTTATAAAAATCAATTTCATGATATAAAGATTGGTGGACAAGCTCAAGGGATTAACGGTCAAAATTTTGTTTATGGAGACCCTAACGCTTCCAATCAGGGATTACAATTCCGTTGTAACACGTTTTACAATGACCTTTTTCAAGCAGATTTGGCTGTAACTTCCGGTAGAATTGATTATCAGCAAGGATATTGTTTGCCTCATACCAATCCTATGACAGTTGTATCTCCAGCAGGGAACAAGTTTAGTCATTCTTTGTTTGACCCTCAAAATGATATTGCTGCCAACAATGCTGTTTTAGCATTTAACTACGCACATCATGCAGATTTAATCACTACTCCGCTGTATTACAATTTTAATGTAGTAACTCCACAGCAATGTGCTAGTAATGCAAATCCGGTTTATTTTGATAATGTAAAATCTTGTCCTACTAAAATTAAAGATGGTGGTATTATTTTGTATCCTATGCTAAAGGATCAATCAGATTCTTTAAAACAAGCTATTACCAATAAAGAAAATCTGATTGATGGCGGTAATACCAATTACTTATTGAATGTTATTGCTACACAAAATAACGGTAATGTGAAAAATGCTTTATTATTGGCTTCACCTTATCTTTCTGATGAAGTGTTATTAGCATATCTGGCAAAAAATCCGCCAGCAGGGCATATTCAGCAAGTTGTTTTAGCAAATTCACCTGTATCTCAAGAGGTGTTGAATGTCTTAAACAGTATGAATATTCCAAACGGAATAAAAAACCAAATCAACAATGCACAAACAGGTGTTTCTGCTATGACGTATTTGAACAACGAAATATCCTTTGCATCAACAGAACGAAATAGTCTGATTGATGAGCGTATTCGTTTATTCTTAAATGATACGTTAATTCAAAATCCTTTGGACAGCATCGCTATAATCCTAAAAGAGGAAAAAAGGGAAATACGTAAAAAACAGCTTTGTGATACTTACATTGGCAAAGGTGATACTGTTAAAGCCACTGAAACAAGAGATACTTTAGCATTGGAATATGGATATAATAATTACGTAAAAATGGCTGATGTTCAACTAGAAGTTTTTAGTTTGCCTTCATCTTGCTTTGCGGTTATTACCGACCCCAACATTAAACAGGAAGTAGAATACGTGGCTTACGACCCTAACGACCGCATCAATGCTGTTCGTGGAGAAGCCCTGCTTGCCGTTGCTTTTGATAGTTTATTTTTAGCGAACATAGAACCGCTTGAACCCATCGGCAGCGGTTTACGAATGGGACAGAATAATCTAGAACAGCAAAAAGTTTCAGCTAAAGAAAGTTCTTTATCTATCTATCCGAATCCTTCGGATGGTGGTATCGTAAACTTAGAAATTAAAGGTGATGAATTGTTAAACAATGTAAGCCTTGAAATCTATACTATCACAGGTCAGTTAGTTGCTTCGTATTCGTTCAGTGGTGAGAACAGAATGGTTACTATAAACACCAACAAATTAATACCCGGTGTTTATTTTGTAAAACTGTTCAGCAATACCCAACTTATCGAAACTAAAAAACTCTTGATTAATAATTAA
- a CDS encoding gliding motility-associated C-terminal domain-containing protein, with translation MKRFVLHIALFFSFLVIRVNFVSAQNLFHQDIFYGGVTAGGFSTGQGQGSGTLNLYIEPGSTIRKAYLFSYRQGYAPAVPITVNSTPYVFDTINCVMTASHISPLVNPIKLYFKDITTDLNTVITSTFNITIPNQFGLPIGWGWFTAFIYIEYENLSLPKVASSLFINDKDFNGNESYSMAGMNPINTANPVGLSLMIDRACNNTNDGTIVTLNSNNLGIIGTPDAVNNLFSCSGTKGHFYYQNNTLFGLDDDTANNTMNGADALADISSYILNGSTGFTTNLNLNILGGDPNSNLLFINAYTTPCDTITTSIITDTVICKGDSIQLLASGGTNYYWLPATGLDNSNIANPMASPDSTTLYIVRIEDSLDCSRTEKVLVKVNEPPKISAINITPSVCGNDDGKIIISASGANSLQYSIGNGFQNSNTFANLSTGNYTLSILDNNGCSFDSTVFVPEINPVSALFNANPEIGVEPLFVDLNNQSNNANNYVWYVDNISFSNSYNTSYTFDSSGVYTIMLIAYNNLPQCADTFSLQIIVYDSLMIQIPNVFTPNNDGINDNFSIKVKGIKEISFSVFNRWGNLLTEYSNTITVSPTTIDLWDGRTSAGEKVSDGVYFYIIYVTDIQDKKHNFNGTIHLFR, from the coding sequence ATGAAACGATTCGTTTTACATATCGCTTTGTTTTTTTCTTTCCTTGTTATAAGAGTCAATTTTGTTTCTGCCCAAAATCTTTTCCATCAGGATATTTTTTATGGCGGAGTTACGGCTGGTGGGTTTTCAACAGGGCAAGGACAAGGTTCAGGTACTTTAAACCTATACATTGAACCAGGTAGCACCATTAGAAAAGCCTATTTGTTTTCGTATAGGCAAGGCTACGCTCCCGCAGTACCAATTACAGTAAACAGCACTCCTTATGTTTTCGATACAATTAATTGTGTTATGACCGCATCTCATATAAGTCCTCTTGTTAATCCGATAAAACTTTATTTTAAAGATATCACAACAGATTTAAATACTGTCATTACTTCAACTTTTAATATAACCATTCCTAATCAGTTTGGACTTCCTATTGGTTGGGGTTGGTTTACTGCGTTTATTTACATTGAATACGAAAACCTTTCTTTACCAAAAGTTGCTTCATCGCTTTTTATTAATGATAAAGATTTTAACGGGAATGAATCCTACTCTATGGCAGGAATGAATCCGATAAATACTGCTAATCCAGTTGGTTTATCATTAATGATAGACAGGGCTTGCAACAATACTAATGATGGTACAATTGTAACATTAAACAGTAACAATCTTGGTATTATTGGAACTCCTGATGCCGTTAATAATCTTTTTTCGTGTAGTGGAACAAAAGGACATTTTTATTATCAAAACAATACCTTATTTGGCTTAGATGATGATACGGCAAACAATACTATGAATGGAGCAGATGCTTTAGCTGATATTTCTTCGTATATTTTAAATGGGTCAACTGGTTTTACAACTAATTTAAATCTTAATATACTAGGAGGTGATCCAAATTCTAATCTTCTTTTCATCAACGCCTATACCACACCCTGCGATACTATTACAACTAGCATTATAACTGATACCGTAATTTGTAAAGGTGATAGCATACAGCTTTTAGCAAGCGGTGGTACTAATTATTATTGGCTGCCTGCCACGGGCTTGGATAATTCAAACATTGCCAACCCTATGGCTTCACCTGATAGCACCACGCTATACATTGTTCGTATTGAAGATAGTTTAGACTGCTCCCGTACAGAAAAAGTATTGGTAAAGGTTAATGAACCTCCTAAAATAAGTGCTATTAATATCACTCCTTCGGTTTGTGGTAATGATGATGGAAAGATAATTATTTCTGCAAGCGGAGCAAATTCATTGCAATATTCAATCGGCAATGGCTTTCAAAATAGTAACACCTTTGCTAACCTGTCTACAGGCAATTACACCCTTAGCATTTTAGACAACAATGGCTGCTCTTTTGACTCCACTGTTTTTGTACCTGAGATAAATCCGGTAAGTGCTTTATTTAACGCTAATCCTGAAATTGGAGTTGAACCCCTTTTTGTTGACTTAAATAATCAATCAAACAATGCAAATAATTATGTTTGGTATGTTGACAATATTTCTTTTTCAAATTCTTACAATACCTCTTACACCTTTGACAGTTCTGGAGTTTATACAATAATGCTCATCGCCTATAACAACCTGCCCCAATGTGCCGACACGTTTTCTTTGCAAATCATAGTGTACGACTCTTTAATGATTCAAATACCAAATGTTTTTACTCCTAACAATGACGGCATTAATGACAATTTCTCTATAAAAGTGAAGGGTATTAAAGAAATATCATTTTCTGTTTTTAACCGTTGGGGAAATTTATTGACAGAATATAGCAACACAATTACTGTAAGCCCAACGACAATTGATTTATGGGACGGACGGACTTCGGCAGGGGAAAAAGTTTCTGATGGTGTTTACTTTTACATTATCTATGTAACCGATATACAAGACAAAAAACATAATTTTAATGGAACAATTCATTTATTCAGATGA
- a CDS encoding DUF4468 domain-containing protein — translation MKNIVLIIAIAFSLQSFGQKYVVTPNGLRDKSDTTKTYLVLEANGLTAEQLFDNAIKYINENYKNPEEVVKAKTNGEYLRFNTHVPDFLFYNNSGTNIPIQATYTTELRFKDGKVKYEIISLDMVGKKGGFHLLFSGGLMSGYIIYKKNGSLFKEETKTDIENYFSLQVVDLLKFLKEENKSNDW, via the coding sequence ATGAAGAATATAGTTTTAATCATTGCAATTGCATTTAGTTTACAATCTTTTGGGCAAAAATATGTTGTAACTCCAAACGGCCTCAGAGATAAATCAGATACGACAAAAACATATCTTGTTCTTGAAGCAAATGGATTAACAGCAGAACAACTTTTCGACAATGCAATAAAATATATTAACGAAAATTATAAAAACCCTGAAGAGGTTGTAAAGGCTAAAACCAATGGAGAATATTTAAGATTTAATACGCATGTCCCTGATTTTTTATTCTATAATAATTCAGGCACAAATATTCCAATTCAAGCGACTTATACTACAGAATTACGTTTTAAAGATGGGAAAGTGAAATATGAGATAATATCATTAGATATGGTAGGAAAGAAAGGAGGTTTCCATTTGCTTTTTTCAGGAGGACTAATGTCTGGATATATAATTTATAAGAAAAATGGAAGTCTATTTAAAGAAGAAACTAAAACAGATATTGAAAACTATTTTAGCTTGCAGGTAGTTGATTTATTAAAGTTTCTTAAGGAAGAAAATAAGTCTAATGATTGGTAA
- a CDS encoding DUF5655 domain-containing protein: protein MATTVRTTVPHRNKRERLKKMAIFEIDKGKAKRVRLSEFKLEKDLQRLVEENVETIFNCRFIATEFSTGNIHSGRIDSLAISEDNNPVIIEYKKVASSDLINQSLYYLHWIRDHKGDFQVAVNRKFGKEIEVDWSDIRVICLAPEYKKYDLHAVQVMGANIELWQYKIYENGILSIDEVYKRTSSSSHQETEEYSEKNPIMVEAGKKAALTRKTATYTLEQHFENLDDNILELFNATRDYIISLDSTVEETPKKNYVAYKTSQNFVCMQTYRKKITLYLKLNADEIETIPKQGRDVKNIGHFGTGDFELTIKDLKDFEETKHLINEAYKNIGG from the coding sequence TTGGCAACAACTGTAAGAACCACCGTACCTCATAGAAACAAAAGAGAAAGACTAAAAAAAATGGCAATATTTGAGATAGATAAAGGAAAAGCAAAACGAGTTCGATTAAGTGAATTTAAACTTGAAAAAGACCTTCAAAGACTTGTTGAAGAGAATGTCGAAACAATCTTTAATTGCCGTTTTATTGCAACAGAATTTTCTACAGGAAATATTCATTCTGGACGAATTGACTCTTTAGCAATTTCCGAAGACAATAATCCAGTAATTATTGAATATAAGAAAGTTGCATCGTCTGATTTAATAAATCAAAGTCTTTATTACTTGCACTGGATTAGAGACCATAAAGGCGACTTTCAAGTTGCAGTAAATAGAAAATTCGGAAAAGAAATAGAAGTTGACTGGTCAGACATCAGAGTAATTTGCCTTGCCCCTGAATATAAAAAATATGACTTGCATGCTGTTCAAGTTATGGGAGCAAATATTGAATTATGGCAGTATAAAATTTACGAAAATGGCATTTTAAGCATTGACGAAGTATATAAAAGAACAAGCAGTTCCAGTCATCAAGAAACTGAAGAATATTCCGAGAAAAATCCTATTATGGTGGAAGCTGGGAAAAAGGCTGCACTAACAAGAAAAACAGCAACCTATACACTGGAACAGCATTTTGAAAATCTTGATGACAATATACTGGAATTGTTTAATGCGACAAGAGATTACATTATTTCATTGGACAGCACTGTTGAAGAAACACCTAAGAAAAACTATGTGGCATATAAAACAAGTCAAAATTTTGTGTGCATGCAGACTTATAGAAAGAAAATAACTCTATATTTAAAACTCAATGCTGACGAAATTGAAACAATACCCAAGCAAGGTCGTGATGTTAAAAATATTGGACATTTTGGCACTGGTGATTTTGAATTGACAATTAAAGATTTAAAAGACTTTGAAGAAACAAAGCATTTGATTAATGAAGCATACAAAAATATTGGTGGATAA
- the ltrA gene encoding group II intron reverse transcriptase/maturase, with product MINYYETKSQPITRLMVWQAYKEVKSNAGSGGIDKMSWEYLQKNASTELYMLWNRLSSGSYFPKAVKQVAIPKKGGGERLLGIPTILDRIAQQVVRKHLERIVEPKFHSSSFGYRPNRNCHQAVEQAYTNLYNHDFAIDLDIKGFFDNIDHELMMKALKHYCSDNWVLLYVERWLKAGIVQKEGDFKPTLSGTPQGGVISPLLANLFLHVVFDKWMDKFHPEKPFERYADDIVVHCKTENQAQFMLRQIKERMESCKLQLHEVKSKIVNLRGFSQTKYSKGFDFLGFTIRPRAYKTKGTGKVKSIPCICVSQKSKTSIMRKFREMNLHKRRKSLEEIAKEINPVIRGIINYYHKFWKDDMRMVWNQLNARLLKWTKWEKDLFKKASVRYLKTKYKENPNLFAHWLLVYP from the coding sequence ATGATTAATTATTATGAAACAAAATCACAGCCAATAACCAGATTAATGGTTTGGCAAGCATACAAGGAGGTAAAATCCAATGCTGGAAGTGGTGGAATAGACAAAATGAGTTGGGAATATTTGCAGAAAAACGCAAGTACGGAACTTTATATGCTCTGGAACCGCCTAAGCTCAGGGAGTTATTTTCCGAAAGCTGTCAAACAAGTTGCTATACCAAAGAAAGGGGGAGGAGAACGATTACTCGGTATCCCGACGATTTTAGACCGTATAGCACAACAAGTAGTACGAAAACACTTGGAACGAATAGTAGAACCAAAATTTCATTCCAGTTCATTTGGTTACCGACCCAATCGGAACTGTCATCAAGCCGTTGAACAAGCATATACAAATTTATACAATCATGATTTTGCTATTGACTTAGACATCAAAGGTTTCTTTGACAACATCGACCACGAACTGATGATGAAAGCATTAAAACACTACTGTTCAGACAATTGGGTTTTGTTATATGTGGAAAGGTGGTTGAAAGCAGGAATTGTACAGAAAGAGGGAGATTTTAAACCAACCCTTTCAGGAACTCCACAAGGTGGCGTTATTAGTCCGCTTTTAGCAAACTTATTTCTACATGTAGTCTTCGATAAATGGATGGATAAGTTCCACCCTGAAAAGCCATTTGAAAGGTATGCAGATGATATTGTAGTGCATTGCAAAACCGAGAATCAAGCGCAATTCATGTTGCGCCAAATTAAAGAGCGCATGGAATCGTGTAAATTACAGTTGCATGAAGTCAAAAGTAAAATAGTCAATTTGAGAGGGTTTTCACAAACGAAATACTCCAAAGGGTTCGACTTTCTTGGCTTTACAATCCGTCCACGAGCCTACAAAACAAAAGGCACAGGAAAAGTGAAATCTATTCCATGTATCTGCGTAAGTCAGAAGTCGAAGACAAGCATCATGCGAAAGTTCAGGGAAATGAATTTACACAAGCGCAGAAAATCCTTGGAAGAAATCGCCAAGGAAATCAACCCCGTCATTCGTGGGATTATCAACTATTACCACAAGTTTTGGAAAGATGATATGCGAATGGTGTGGAATCAACTGAACGCACGACTACTGAAATGGACAAAATGGGAGAAAGACTTATTCAAGAAAGCCTCTGTGCGCTACTTGAAAACCAAGTACAAAGAAAACCCCAATTTATTTGCGCATTGGTTATTGGTATATCCGTAA
- a CDS encoding tetratricopeptide repeat protein — protein MNNIATYLILGLTLAFSQVYGQTYKQQFDDLVSKQDTLGLQQLLDKWEQADSEDPELYVAYFNYFAMKSEKEIVRLDGNPKGKEGLQVMDNDSTNKEPIAFLYSDMYYDPDILKKGFDYIDIEIEKHPNRLDMRFGKIYMFGQIEDYEKFTNEIIKTIDYSVVNKNKWTWTDSEPLDDPNIMLSAIQDYQFKLYNTENDDLLDNMKRIAEAVLKHYPDNIESLSNISIVFILQEQYDKAIEALLKAEEINPKDYIVLSNIAFAYKQKGDTKKAIKYYELTLKYGDEQSTYYAKQQIEELKKK, from the coding sequence ATGAACAATATCGCAACATATTTAATTCTCGGTTTGACTTTGGCTTTCAGTCAAGTCTACGGACAGACATATAAGCAACAATTTGACGATTTGGTTTCTAAACAAGACACCTTAGGTCTACAACAACTTTTAGATAAATGGGAACAAGCAGATAGTGAAGACCCTGAGCTTTATGTTGCTTACTTTAACTATTTCGCAATGAAGAGTGAAAAAGAAATAGTTCGTCTTGACGGAAATCCCAAGGGTAAAGAAGGTCTTCAAGTTATGGACAATGATAGTACGAATAAAGAGCCTATTGCATTTTTATATAGTGATATGTATTACGATCCAGATATTTTGAAAAAAGGTTTTGATTACATAGACATAGAGATTGAAAAACATCCTAACAGACTTGATATGCGATTTGGGAAAATTTATATGTTCGGACAAATTGAAGACTATGAAAAATTCACGAATGAAATCATAAAGACGATTGACTACTCTGTCGTAAACAAAAACAAATGGACTTGGACGGACAGCGAACCACTCGACGACCCGAATATTATGCTTAGTGCAATACAAGATTATCAATTTAAACTATACAATACAGAGAATGACGACTTGCTCGACAATATGAAAAGAATTGCCGAAGCTGTTTTAAAACATTATCCAGACAACATTGAAAGTTTATCAAATATTTCAATCGTTTTTATACTTCAAGAACAGTATGACAAAGCTATTGAGGCCTTATTAAAAGCTGAAGAAATAAATCCAAAGGACTACATTGTGTTGAGCAACATTGCATTTGCATATAAACAAAAAGGAGATACGAAAAAAGCAATTAAATATTACGAACTAACATTGAAATACGGCGACGAACAATCCACATACTACGCAAAACAACAAATTGAAGAACTCAAAAAGAAATAA